Within the Scyliorhinus canicula chromosome 6, sScyCan1.1, whole genome shotgun sequence genome, the region CACTCTGATTAATTTAGTTTATTATCTGTATAATCGTTATTTTTTGGGAAGATTTTTCCTTTACTTCCCTGATACCACAATCCTCGTTGAAGAGGAGTTTATCTTTGGATGCGTCGGAtgagaagtgggggtggggggagatattTCGTGCATCTCTGCCCAAATCCTAGCCGCAGAGTATGCCCCTTGGACGACGTGAAGGCAAAGTTGGAAGTCGAATTGGCTCTCATTTTGGATGAGGGGTAAGGAGTGAGGCTCTTCATAGAATAAactccatgccttcctgtgcgtCGCCCAGTTTGACCAAATTGAAAATGGTGCATGGGACTCATCTGCCAAAGGCGAGAATGAGTATTTTTTTCCTCAGGGTGGACGACAGGTGTCAACTGTGTTCTGGGGAGTCGCATAATCACAatcatatgttctggtcatgtcccaagTTCGTAAGCTTCTTCATCATTTTTAacaccatggcagagattcttaACATTGAACTGGAGCCTTGTCCGCTGGTGCTGCAGACGGGAGTGAAGATGGATGCCTCATTAATAGCCCGGAGGCGAGATCAGAAGAATCAGATGTATAGAATATTTACATTTAGAGAAGGTCATGTACACCATTAAGGGGTCGGCAGAGGGGTTCTGCTTGAGGTAACCGCCGTTCATTTCCTTTCTTAAAGAGTTAGTCACCGTCaggcattgttttttttaatgtattgttggGGGATAGGTTTTGGTACGCTTTTAATTGTTGACTATGTTCCTTTTACATTAGAATCCCCGAAATAATATTGAGATAAGTGCatatttaataaaaataatttaccaAAAATACACTAATTTTCTCTCCAGAATTAAATCTTCTAAAAGCTTTCCTACCAGCTAGCATTCCCTATCCTGTTCACACCTTATCCTTGCAGTCATTTTTTATGTTTTTTACAAGTAAgtggcaaattagcgtggccaatccacctacactgcacatctttggattatagggggtcagacccaggcagacacgggtagaatgtgtcaacttcacacggacagtcactGGTACCTCAGCAccctgatgcagcaatgctatcgactgcgccaccgtgccgccctttacaGTCTTCTGTAAACAAATCCATCATATTTGTGGTTCTCCAGTCCACTGGTACCATCCTGAATTTAAAACTTAGTGGCAAATAAAAGCCCGTGTCCCCCACAATTTCGACCATTATTGCCCTCAGTTTCGACAGAGTTATCTCATCCGACCAATTGCATTGTAGAATTGGACGACAGCTCACGTCATGCACCAAATAGTTGTGATCAAATAATCCATTCTGTTAATACGTCATCACTGACACATTTAGTTTTTAATACAAAATGTCATTATTTCGCTGCAGTTTTCAACCATAGAATTGTGAAACTAATAGACTACAATGATTTTGAAATCCACAAAGATGCTGAATAAAGCTGCGCAATTCTGGCGGTTCACGTGAAAAACTTAATGTTGCTGCAATAAGAGAGAATTTAAGGCATAGCAGGAAAATTGTCTGAAATAAATTCTAATATTTCACCGAGAGCACAATGTTGTAACCCCTTCCTTATTGATAAACAGTAGAATCAATGTGAAGGGAGATTTTAACAGCCCCTTCAGCTCCTCTCGGAATTTTCTCTGAGTCGCTGCATAAATACACGTGTTTGGACAGGAACTCATAAACTTCAACATCGTTCCAACTTCTGCGGCGATATATCTAAGATTTGTACGGTCACCTTGATAAGAATTAGTGCTTACCAGTCGAGATATTATAACACCGATGACAGACGGCAACCACAACAGTAAGAAACTGCCCGAAACAGTGAAAAGGAGGATGATTGATTTCCTTCGGTTCTCTATCTCTGGATCCGACTTGTTCTCAATTGTGTGAGATCGGAGTTTCTTTCGGTCTCTGCTTGACACTGTAATACGTCTTATTGTCAAAGAATTAAACAAGGCAATTAAGGTAAAGGGAAGCCAAACCAGTGAAGCTATGTGAAACCAAAAGAACACTATACCGAGAGGTGAAGACAAAAACGTCACACTTGACTGACAGCCCCACTGCACCTGATTAATGATCTGCTGATGTTCAGAGCCAAAGATAAATGGGAGATCCTTGAAAAAGATCAGAACAGAGAACATTGTTATAACCACAGCTGCAGTTCTCTTGGTGCAATACTTTGCTTGGAACTTCTGGCAGCAGATAACTGCAAATCGGTCAAATGTGAAGAAGACTGTGAACCATACAGACATATCGAGTGTGACAGCTGTCAAGTATAGAATGAACTGACACACGGGAGTCCGCTGCAGAAATGAAAGTGTAAAATTATAACTGAAAATGTGATACATCATTACATTGATAATCATGACCAGTAAATCTGATGTTGCCATGGCCAACATGATTAAAGCGATACAATGAGAAAGGCCACACTTCCCTCGGCAAAGAATCAGAATGGTCACCAAGTTTgctgaaaggaagaaaaaaaagttaggtggtaCTCCAACCTCTAATGAAGAGACATTTCGACTAATTTTCTCGAACAGTCTACAAGGAAAGGGAGGCAGCAAAAactcattaaaaacaaacggttTACAATGTCTCACCTGGGACACCAATAGCTGCCAGAATTGGATAGTAAATCTCTTTTATCAATAGAATAACAGGTTTTCCCATCTTGTAAAAATGTATGAATGATGTAGGTGCCGAGAAACTCTAAGTGGCATCGGGTATTTATACGTTCATCAATCCCCGAGGTAGTCAATCGTGAAACGTCATCATTATCATTACTTACAGTcatttaacaaatacacacaccaaTCTGTTTTATTAGCTTGCATTCGAGTAAGAGAACAAGTTAAAATTTTGATTGACCATTAAAGAAACAAAGGCAataagaagttttttttaaatttagtataTTGTGTTATTAAGAGAGGAAGTTAAATgttggatatttaaaaaaaaataggaatGGAGATGTTGTATTTTATTTAGCTCATAGTGTTAGATTAAGAGAGGGAGTAAAACATTTTATTGGACAGTTAATCTTGCAC harbors:
- the LOC119967992 gene encoding probable G-protein coupled receptor 139: MGKPVILLIKEIYYPILAAIGVPANLVTILILCRGKCGLSHCIALIMLAMATSDLLVMIINVMMYHIFSYNFTLSFLQRTPVCQFILYLTAVTLDMSVWFTVFFTFDRFAVICCQKFQAKYCTKRTAAVVITMFSVLIFFKDLPFIFGSEHQQIINQVQWGCQSSVTFLSSPLGIVFFWFHIASLVWLPFTLIALFNSLTIRRITVSSRDRKKLRSHTIENKSDPEIENRRKSIILLFTVSGSFLLLWLPSVIGVIISRLVSTNSYQGDRTNLRYIAAEVGTMLKFMSSCPNTCIYAATQRKFREELKGLLKSPFTLILLFINKEGVTTLCSR